One Lebetimonas natsushimae DNA segment encodes these proteins:
- a CDS encoding Na/Pi cotransporter family protein produces the protein MIEAFAGLGLFLFGIYLFEDILKKLSSKSFKKIVNKLTGSNIKAFFSSIFFTAVFQSSSFVTLITLSLIGVGLINLENAIAVIFGANIGTTFTAWLVAVFGFEVNLMPLFYLFIGIGGFSILVENEKIKRIMLLLFAVGLLFYGLEIMKDSMQVFSKNFNINEYKNYPLIVFLLLGFLITAIIQSSSASIAIIQSALYSGVVDFNMASAFVIGANIGTTVTALIGSIGGNSDKKRLALAHVLFNISIGIIAFIFIKYLVNITLYFTDGLDNVLKIAFFHTLFNVLGVIIWFPFIDFYAKSLKKIIKDKKRSVVKYINSVDINISNLAIDALNKEIDRLSKKISNFALLAIYIPPSKIDKPVDKLLEENQDMIDVDFNKLYEEIREIEGEIYKFISHLKQNEEIMKLLKKTMYLATAAKSIKDMLGDIDRIYKEEGLEEFLQNIRYQILKATVLFIDYLNGNDVYDEIEKIYDQLAKSYKKASDIIKLISKNSQVSADINAIMINMLHLSKSYIKSLRNIMMLNSDK, from the coding sequence ATGATTGAAGCTTTTGCAGGACTTGGACTTTTTTTATTTGGAATATATCTGTTTGAAGATATATTAAAAAAACTTTCATCCAAATCTTTTAAAAAAATTGTAAATAAACTTACTGGCAGTAATATAAAAGCCTTTTTTTCTTCAATATTTTTTACTGCCGTTTTTCAGAGTTCGTCTTTTGTCACATTAATAACCCTTTCTTTAATAGGTGTCGGATTAATAAATCTTGAAAACGCTATTGCTGTGATTTTCGGGGCGAATATAGGGACAACTTTTACAGCCTGGCTTGTTGCCGTTTTCGGATTTGAAGTAAATTTAATGCCTCTTTTTTATCTTTTTATCGGTATTGGCGGATTTAGTATTTTAGTGGAGAATGAAAAAATAAAAAGAATAATGCTTTTACTTTTTGCCGTAGGGCTTTTATTTTATGGGCTTGAAATTATGAAAGATTCGATGCAGGTTTTTTCAAAAAATTTTAATATAAATGAATATAAAAATTATCCGCTGATTGTTTTTTTACTGCTCGGTTTTTTAATTACTGCAATTATTCAGTCAAGTTCGGCATCAATAGCAATAATACAGAGTGCCTTGTACAGCGGGGTTGTTGATTTTAATATGGCATCTGCTTTTGTAATAGGAGCAAATATTGGAACCACTGTAACTGCTCTGATAGGATCAATCGGAGGAAATTCAGATAAGAAAAGACTGGCACTTGCCCATGTACTTTTTAATATAAGTATCGGGATTATAGCTTTTATTTTTATAAAATATTTAGTAAATATTACCCTTTATTTTACAGACGGATTGGATAATGTCTTAAAAATTGCATTTTTTCATACTCTTTTTAATGTTTTAGGGGTAATTATATGGTTTCCTTTTATTGATTTTTATGCAAAAAGTTTAAAAAAAATAATAAAAGATAAAAAAAGAAGTGTTGTGAAGTATATTAATTCCGTTGATATCAATATTTCAAATTTAGCAATTGACGCATTAAATAAAGAAATTGATAGACTTTCTAAAAAAATCAGTAATTTTGCCTTGCTTGCCATTTACATCCCTCCTTCTAAAATAGATAAACCGGTAGATAAACTTTTAGAAGAAAATCAGGATATGATTGATGTGGATTTTAATAAACTTTATGAAGAAATCAGAGAAATTGAGGGTGAAATATATAAATTTATATCACATTTAAAACAAAATGAAGAAATTATGAAGTTATTAAAAAAAACGATGTATCTTGCAACCGCAGCCAAATCAATCAAAGATATGTTAGGGGATATTGACAGAATATATAAAGAAGAAGGTCTTGAAGAATTTTTACAAAATATAAGGTATCAGATTTTAAAAGCCACCGTTTTGTTTATTGATTATTTGAACGGTAATGATGTATATGATGAAATAGAAAAAATTTATGACCAGCTGGCAAAATCTTATAAAAAGGCAAGCGACATAATTAAATTAATTTCTAAAAATTCACAGGTCAGTGCTGATATTAATGCAATAATGATAAACATGCTGCATTTATCAAAAAGTTATATAAAATCACTCAGAAATATCATGATGCTTAATTCTGATAAATAA
- a CDS encoding inositol monophosphatase family protein, whose amino-acid sequence MINEFIEIVKEAGVIFKEGFYSKKQVNLKGKKDLVTNYDVLIEEFLKNKFKKFGYSIIAEESTKEEFNNSIIIDPIDGTTNFFHQIPHCAISIGVYENKKPKFGIVYNPILDELFYAETNKGAYKNKKKIKVSEFSDFGRALIATGFPYSGAENKDDLNWVVDKLSKILPKCQDIRRFGSAALDLCYVAEGRFDGYYEINLKPWDVSAGIIILKEAGGTISNEKGSGFNMFEDKCIVASNGIIHKKFLKFFND is encoded by the coding sequence ATGATAAATGAATTTATTGAAATTGTAAAAGAAGCCGGAGTTATATTTAAAGAAGGTTTTTATTCTAAAAAGCAGGTAAATTTAAAAGGCAAAAAAGATTTGGTTACCAATTATGATGTTTTGATAGAGGAATTTTTAAAAAATAAATTCAAAAAATTCGGATATTCAATTATTGCCGAAGAATCAACAAAAGAAGAATTTAATAATTCCATTATAATCGACCCGATTGACGGTACTACAAATTTTTTTCATCAGATACCTCACTGTGCTATAAGTATTGGGGTATATGAAAATAAGAAGCCTAAATTTGGAATTGTTTATAATCCCATTTTAGATGAACTTTTTTATGCAGAAACTAATAAAGGTGCTTATAAAAACAAAAAGAAAATAAAAGTTAGTGAATTTAGTGATTTTGGGAGGGCTTTAATTGCTACCGGTTTTCCTTATTCCGGGGCTGAAAACAAAGACGATTTAAACTGGGTTGTGGATAAGCTTTCAAAAATCCTGCCAAAATGTCAGGATATCAGACGTTTTGGAAGTGCGGCTCTTGATTTATGCTATGTGGCCGAGGGCAGGTTTGACGGATATTATGAGATTAATTTGAAACCGTGGGATGTGAGTGCCGGAATTATTATTTTAAAAGAAGCCGGAGGAACAATTAGTAATGAAAAGGGAAGTGGCTTTAATATGTTTGAAGATAAATGTATAGTTGCAAGCAACGGTATAATTCACAAAAAATTTTTAAAGTTTTTTAATGATTGA